The genomic segment TTTTACCTCCGGATCACGATTAGCCTTAGGGACCTCCCTGCCGTAATATTTATATTTATTATAATAAGGATACGGGCTTATGGCCTCGGTCTGCATCTGAGTATGGTTCAGGACCACGCCGGAGATCTTCGCGCCTACCGACTCCAGCTGGACCTTGGCGCGCATCAAACCTTCCCTGCTCGTCCTGCCTATCTCATATACCAAGACGACACTGTCCACCTTAGGGGCCAGGAGGTTTGCGTCGGTTACCGGCAAAACCGGAGGCGAATCAAAGATGATCACATCAAAACGCGACTTTAGGATCTCAATAATGGCGGCGAATGCCTTGGATTCCAGGACCTCCACTGGATTAGAAGGCAGATGCCCGCTGGGCAGGATCCAGATATTCTCTATACCCGGAGTTTTACGGATATCCTCAAAACCGATATCCCCCAACATTATGTTGGTTATATTATTCAGCACGCTGTCCAGCGGCATCGTTCCGCTGACCAATTCGTTCAACCCGGGTTCGCGTTTTATCCCGAAGACCTTTTCCAGAAGCGGCCTGCGCAGATCGGTCGAGACCAGAAGGGTCTTTAAACCTATCTGTGCCATGACTATTCCCAGATTGCTGACCACGCTGGTCTTGCCTTCCCGCGGCCCGGAGCTGGTAACCAGGATGGTTTTACGCCCCGGAGAAAGTTTCAAATTGGTATGGATATTGCGGTATGCCTCGGTATTCGGGGAATGCGGCTGGTAATGGGCGAAAAGATGCACCAGGCGCTCTTCGGAATCGCTCCTGTTCTTGGGCGAAAAACGGTTTTTTATCCGGTTGATAAACCAATTGCTCCGGCCCAGTTCCGATTCGATCGGAGGCACTATACCCAGGACCGACAGCTTGATCACATTTTCGACGTCCTCAATGGTACCGATCGAAGTATCCAGGGTCTCAAATATGAACGCAAAAGCGATACCCAGGATAAGCCCCATGAACGCGCCGATAACGACCTTTATGCGGTTATCCGTGGTAATGGGATTTCCGGGCATAACCGCGGGGTCAACGATAGTCACGTCGCTTACTTTCTCCCTTTCGGATATCCTTGCCTCTTCAAGTTTTTCCTTGAGCATGGCATAAAGCTTGCGGTTGATCTCAACTTCCCGGTGCAGCCTGGCGTATTCCATCTGCCTTTCCGACAATCCCTGGACCTGCGCCTCCATGCTTCTGATCTGATCCCTGATCTGGATTATCTGCGGATGCTTATCGGTGTATTTCTGACGCATCTCCACCAGCTTGAATTGCAGATCCGTTAATTTCTCCTCCATCGGTCCCGCCAGCTTCACCTTATTTGAGTCATCGCCGAATTTATTCAGTCTTTCTTCGGCATCCTTGATATTCCTTTCCAGCTCCCGGACCTGCTCTTCAATGAATTCCCGGGCGTGCCGGACCTGTTTATTCTTGCTTTTCAGGTTTTCCGCTATATACGATTTAGCCACTATATTGGCAAGGTCCATCGCCTCCTTAGGCACGCTTGAAGTCGCGGTGATCTTGATCATGTTCGTGTTTGTAAGGATCTCGGTCTTGACCTTTTCCTGGAGAGAAACAACTATCATATTGGCGTCTTCCACATACTCCGGCCTGATATTCTCCGGGCCCAGGTCCCGGTTCTTGAAATCAACGGCCTTATCTTTAGGGTCCTCAAACCATGATTCCTGGATAAGGCCTTTTTCCACGCCGACCCGGATCATTACAGGGAAACTGGTAATGAATCTCCCCTCCGATTCCATGACATCTCCCGGGCTATATACTATCCATTCGGTCAAAAGCCCGGCGATGGTCTTGCGTTCCTCTATCTTTATAGTTGTACTGGCGGTATAGGTAATGGACTGTTTAGGCAGGAAAATGATCGTGGCAAGCGTAACAAGGACAAAAACAAGGATTATAGTATATTTACGCTTCTGGAATATCCGGATATAGTCTCTTAAATTAAGCTCATATTGCGGCATAACTTTCTCCTTTACAAACACTTAGGATATCACATAATAATATATTTATCAAGGTTTTTAGCAAAACACGCTATCATACTTTTGCCATATTCGATATTATTCTTCCAAAAAGAGACAACTGCCGCGGTTTTTTCCCGATCGATGCGGATTCCAGGGCCAATACATCCTTTTGGGGGAAGAAAGTCCGCAGGACAAACCTGCTTTTTGAAATAATCCCGGGTTGCAGCATTAAATAAACCGAATAATTGAGGATGTATAACCGGCGCTTATCTCTTTTGAACCGTTCAAATAACGCCTTCTGCAAACGGCAATTCCCGGGTCTTAACTTTGCCAGTCCGGGGATCTGCTCGGAAAAGATCATGCCGGCAAAGAACAGGCTATAATAAACAACCTCGCTTATCCCGGATCCCCGGCATATCCTGATGACCTTTTCCCAATCCAGCCTATCCTTATATTTTCTGAATGACTCTATCAGGTCCACGCTGTGTATAAGCTTCTCAAAACAGTGGTTAAAGGCATGCAAGGCCAGATAGATAATCTGATGCTCAATGGAAAGGCCGCGGGTCCCTCGGGCGTGCCCTGTTGTATCGCGCCAGATATCCTCCATATTGATCCCCGCTGTCAACCGGCCAATAGGCCAGCTGGAATTAACAATATGCCAGTGTAAATGCACAAAATACCCTTTGCCGCTTTTTTTATGGTACATGGCGCTGTTCAAGGAAGATGTGGGGCCTCTAAGGATATCCGCTGGATTTATAAACGAATAATACCCGCTTTCCCTGAGCGCCTTATCAGCTTGCGCAAGGTCTTGCGCGCGGACCAATATATCCATATCCGTGGTTTTCCTGAGAGCCAAGTTTCCGTAAACATCTTCCGCCAGAAATATCCCTTTCAACCCTATTGTCTCTATTCCTTCTCCGGCGAAACATCGGATAACCCTTTCCGACTCATCCGCCAGCAGGATATTACGGCTGGATACCGAGTAATAGTTTTTTTTCAGGTCCCGGACGATCTTCTCCGGGACATATCCCCAGTAATCCCCCCGATCAAGACTGTTATACAATAGACAACTCAACCCTTCCTTATGGGCGGCGCTTACGATACAATCCCAATCGATCTCACCGCGCAGACACCGGTCCGTTTCTTCCCGTCGCCAACGATCAGGATGAACACAACTGAACAATAATAAAACCTTCTCTTCTTTTAATCCTATTTTTGCCATCTTAAAGCTTATCCTGCCCGCTGAATAAGGCGCGAAAACCCTCATTATTCGCCAGCAGCCTCTTAGGAGCGTCTATGACCAGATCCTGCGGGGACTTAAGATAACAGACAGTATCCATCTTCATGACGATTGAAAGCCGGTGAGATATGATTATCAAAGTGACCTCATCCATCCGCTCTTCTATTGCGGAAATGATCCGGTTCTCGCTGGCAGAATCCATGGAAGACATTGCTTCATCAAAGACCAGGATCTTCGGCCTTTTGACCAGAGCGCGGGCGATGGCTATTTTTTGTTTCTGGCCTTCGGAAAGCATTACCGCATTTTCGCCGATAACCGTGGCAAAGCCCTTGGGCAATTCTCGGGTAAATTCATCGACCCCTGATATCCGCGCCGCCTCCATCACCTCATCCATAGACGCCTGCGGATAAGAATACCTTATATTATTTTCTATTGTATCGTTCCACAGGTAATGCTCCTGTAAAGCCACCCCCACCTGCCGCTTATAGAAATTGATCTTGAAGTCGGAGATATCCCGGTTATCCACAAATATCCGGCCTTGCCGGGGTTGATACAGCCTCAGGAGCAAATAGATCAAAGTTGTCTTGCCGCAGCCGGAATAACCTGCCAGGGCGATACGGCTGGCAGGCTCTATGGAGAAGCTCAAAGATCTCAGGACATCCTTTCCTGGATCATATCCGAAACTTACCCCATCGAACCTTATTTGCGCCGACGATATAAGTATATCCCTTGCCAGCGGTTTATCCGCGATAACCGGTTTTTCATCAAGGATGCAGTTTACCCTTCGCAAAGACAGCCATCCGGGCATTAAAGAATGCAGTATACCCCCCAATTCGGCATGCATGCCCGATAACTGGAATAAATAAGCGGATATGGCGGATAGGCTTCCCAGCGACATATCCCCTTTTATGACCCGGAATAATCCGTAGCATATGACCAAGCCGGCCGCGCCTTTATTGGCCAGATCCGTAAAGAAAACACCTTTTGCATCCATGCGCGCCATCCTCATTTCAGCGCGTATGCCGTCCGTGAGATTTTCCCGGAACCCTTTCATGCTCAACCGTTCAGTGCCGAAAACCTTGACCATAAGCACATGCGAGAAGATCTCCTGTAAACGATGGAATCTCGTTTGGGAAATATCGATGATCCTCCCGGAGGCCCGGAACATTTTCCTGCTTAAGCAATAAGCCGGGATGTAGATCAAAGGCACGGATATAAGGATAAACGCCGCCATCTTCCAATCCATCAATACCACGATCACGGTGGTCAAAAACATCCGGGCGCCTATCTGAAAAAACTGCGGCAGCAGCGAAATAACGAAATCCGTTGAGCATTCAATATCGCGGGTTATTTTGTAAATATGTTCCCCGGTGGATTTATCCTGGAACCAACTGAAGGAAAGCTTATGGATATGTCCAAACACCCTCCTGCTGATATTCAGATGTGTCTTGGCCCGGGCATACTCAAATAATAAGCCCTTAAACCTGGCGGAAATTTCACCCGCCAGATATACCCCGGCAATGATCCCGGAAATTACAAAAAACCCGGCAATGTCCTTTTTGGCTATGGCCTCGTCGATTATGGCCTTTATCAGTAAAGGAGAGACCAGGCTCAAAAACATTACCAGCAGCCCCAGGGAAACCAGGGCGGCCCAATGCCTGGCAAAAGGCCTTAAAAATTTCGACCAGCGTTCCCATAAAGGGTACAGTTCTTTAACGTCCTTGATCGGCATTTTCCACATGGGCTAACTCACAGTAATATTCCACCGGCGTCTCCATATCCCCTTTCTCAAGATAGGCCCTGCCTGGACAGGACAGGCAATTGTATCTTAGCCGGCAACCGCGGCATCGTGAAGCGGTCTGGAATTCTTTATGCCTGGCATATTTCAGCAACTTTCCCAGGTTTTCCATTACCCCTGCGCTCTTAAGGCCATACCGCGGATCTCTTAACAAACTGCACAGGAACATCCTGCCTTCTGGATCGATATGATAACTATCGCCTGAAACAACCGAACAATTGAACAACTGTTTTCCCTTTGCGGGATTCACGAGAATACATTCCTCGGATACTCCGGTCCATTCCTTATTCATCCTTACCAGCTCCCGGGGGGCTAGCCGAAGATCACAAGGGAACAGATCCCCGTCTAACCGCGGGAAGAGCGTATACCCCGGTAAAAAATCCAACCCCAGTCCCTCAACAAATTTCTTTACCCGGGGCAATTCCTTATGATTGTCCCGGGTCATCTGGGTCTTGATCCGGAAAGGTATTCCCATTTTATGCATCAAAACGATATTATCCCTGACCTTCTCAAAAGAACCTGTTTTGCCTGCGATCTTCTCATATACCCGCTTGCTCACCGCGTTCAGCGTCAACTCCAGCATAAAAGGAGGGAATCTCGCGAATAATCCCAGGATTTTTTTATTCAGGCGCAACCCATTGGTAAAGACCGTGATCAAAAAACCTTTTCGTTTGGCATAAAGATATATTTGCGGGAAATCCGGCCTGGTTAAAGGATCACCTCCGGTAAAACATAACCACAATACCCCGCTTTTATGCACTTTATCCAGGATATGCTCAATATCCCTGGTAGACAGCTCCCTGTTAAGGTAATTGCGTTTATTATAACAGGATATATAACAATACCGGCAGCGGAAGTCGCACTTGAAAGTAAGCTCAAACTGGCAGACACTGGGTTTTCTCCGCCTTAAGTTGCCCTGATGGGTCTTCAGGCTGAAATCGCGATATTCTACTTTACGCACGGATCTTCCTCTTTAATGCCCTGGCCACTTTTTCAAAAACCAGATCAACCTCCCTGGGAATGACCTTCTTGCTTTCCGACATTATCCTCTGTATATTCTCCTTAGGCGCAGAAGAACGCCGGATCTGCCGGACAAAACAGGCAAAAAGGTTATTCCGGGATCGGTAATCATACCAGTATTCGGCGTTAAGGCGGCGGCGGAATATACCGATACAAGGCACGCCTAAAGCCAATGCGATCTGTAACGGCCCGCCGTCCGTACTGATAAAAAGGTCACCGGCGGAGATCACCGAGCTATAGCCCCGGATAGGTTTTATGCATATACTATGCAGTTTATTACGGGAGCCGCGCATTATCTTTTCGGCAAATGATCTTTCGTCTTCACTGTATGCGATAAATACATCAGCCTGGTATTTCTCAATTATCTTATCGCAAAGCGCAACATGGTTCTTTATCTCCCATAAACGAAAAGGGTTCCTGCCTCCGGGATGGACAATGATGGACAAACCCGCATTGCCTCCCTTCAATTTGCGCAGGTATTTTTTGCCGAAACCCCGTTCAGCCTGAGAAAGGCGGATCTGCGGCAGGGCAAAACCGGGATATTTTATCCCGAACACCCGGGATATCTCAAGTAACTGCCGGATCCGGCTGGCCCCTGCAGCAAGGTATAGATTATTCTCAAAGCGCACTTTTTCTACTATACCCGCAGAAGGAGAATAGTAAAACACATACGGTATGCCCCGAAATCTTGACCGGACAAAAAAACCGGCGCCGCTGATTTTCGTTATTAATTTAGATGTGGAATTACCGCAGAGATCGATGGACAGGTCATACGGGGCTTGCTTTACGAGCCTGGCCAGGATCGAAGGGCTTGACCTTATCAAATGCGTGACATAAGGGCTGCCCTTCAGCAGTTCCAAACCGGAAGTTTCCGGCCCGCCTTTGCCTCCGGCGACATAAGTGACCTCTGCCCGGGGGAATATTTTTTTTAATACCCCCAGAAACGGAATAGTTACCAGCACATCCCCCAACCCATCCCAGTAAACGATCAATATGCGCCTTACCTTCATTTTCAGGCGTTTTCCTGCGGCATCAGGCATATCTTTCGGGGAAAAAGCATTATTCCGTTTTTTCATCTTGAAGATGCTCCTCGATCCTGCGCACAAAATCAATTATCCTCTTATCCTTGGCGAACCCCATCAAGACGCACTCGGTATTTTTGGCCAGTTCGCAGCAAAAGGATATTATATTCCCCAGGATCCGGGGATCCCAGAAAACCGGGAATATCGCCGGATACAAAAGGCTGAAAGCCTGCTCAAAACCGACGCGCCTGGCAGTATTTACCCTGGAATGATGAATAAAGAAAATCCGGCTGAGCAAAGCGCGTTCCATTTTCGATTCCAGATAATCGCTGAAAGCCCCATGCCAGGGCGAGCCGTAAATAAAGAACCCTCCGTCTTTCTTTCTGATGATCACCCGGTCGTCGTTCAGCAGCATCGCCCGGCTGTAACGGTTCCATATTCTTACGGTTGTGCTTTTCCCGCAGCCGGACTCCCCGGCAAAGACCAGGCCTTTGCCGTCGATATCCCGCATACCCGCGGCATGCGTAAATATCCCGTTCTTTCTCACGGCAAAATAATTGATTAAAAGCACCTGCAGAAAATCATAAATAAGGTCGGTTATATGCCAGCGGAACCCCCATTCGGCCCGGGCAGGAATATAAACCTTTACCTTATCGAATTCCTTGTTGATATAAGCTGCCAGGCTGCGGCCCTTGACCAAAGATTCATACCTATAACCTGTCTTTATCCTGGCTAACCGCCAGTTTTGACTTTGATCATACGGGTGGATAACGCGGAAAACCTCGTTTTTTGCGGCGAACGGCGGCAATTCCTTGACGACATCCACTTCGATCTGGATATCCACCGTGCCGTTCTTCCGGCAGAAAAAATTGCTGTAGCGCCTCTGGAATTTATCCTTATCGGATTTACGCCTGAATTCAGTCTGCGAAAAACTGCTGCGCATCTCAATGATCGTATCTGCGATATTAAGTCTTATTTTCTCCAACGTTGTCCCTCCTTAAATCGGCTTATTACTGCCGGGCCAGCTCTTCAGCCCTTGCCCGGCATCTTTCATCACAACCGTAAAAATCATTACTTATAGCCCAGGACCTGGCCGGGCACCATTTACAATAACCCCTGAGGTCACAGCCCCGGCATTCGCCGGCTGCCGCTGAACCTATTGCGCGGGCCTTCATTTTAAGCTCTTCCCAGCATCCGCGGAACGATCCCTTGATTATATCCAGCCCCGGATGATCGATCATCAGGCAGAATTTGAGTTTTCCCTGGGGGGTTATTGCCGCCTGGCTCCTTCCCGCGCCGCATCTGAAGATATCATCACCCGCCGAAGCCGGGCATTCCTTTTTTGCGCTCTTTATTTTCCTGCTCAAAGGGGCAGCCGGAACCGCTTTAAAAGTATATTTATACGGTCTTTGAGAACCGTCAAGGCAGGCAAATAACAGGTCATCAACGCGAAGGGTTATCCCCGCGGAAGAGGCGAAATTCCTTATCTTTGCGATCTCCAAATAATTGCGTTTCAACAAACAGGTCTTTAATCCTAAAGCTACGCCATAATCCTTCAGCATATTAACGGCGCAGAAAACACGTTCCCGCGAACCCTTAACCCCGGTTATGGATTCAAAAACGCCTTCGGTGAACGCAGGCAAAGTAATATCGACTTTATTGGGCTTGAGCGCTGCCAGCGCCCGGGCTTTTTCATCATCTATGAAATAACCGTTGGTGTGGATAATAACCTCAAAACCGCATTGCCTGGCAAAATCCAGTATTTCCATCAGGTCTTTTCTTAAAAACGGTTCTCCTCCGGTAAAACCAAGATAGAAACAGCCCGCCTTTTTGAGTTGTTTCAAGACAGAAATGACCTGCCCTGTGCCCAGTTCTTCCCTTCTGTTGTACCCTTCAGGTATATAACAATGCCCGCAGCGGAAATTACAGCGATAAGTCAGCTCGAACATCATCCTCAACGGAAAGCCTGACTGTTCAGCTTGTTCTTTTATTTTATTATTAAAATTACGGATGGATTCAAACTTCATGCCTTACTGCCCGCCTTCCTCTGCTGGATGGTCATTTCCGCTATGCGCCTGGCGATCCGGCAATAATACCCGACTTTGCGATAAGGGCTTCCGGTCTCCAGACGCGCCCTTACCGGGCACCATCCGCAAATGGTCCGCAACGAACACCGGGAACAGGCCGAAGGCCGGTTAAATCTCTCCCGGCGGATACGCGAATAAAGCATGTTTACTGCCTCTTTTAACGGGTATTCTTTAAGGTCCACGCTAAAATCCTCCGAGAATACGCAGAACTTCAGTTTTCCGTCGAGAGATATCGTCGGCTTGAATTTGGAACAGGCGCAATAATAGAGGGAATCTATCTTTTCCGGGGGATCAGGTATATCTTTCCGCAGGTCCTGACAGAAGTTATTCCACAGGTCTTTATGCCTCCGAAGAGCCGAGGTAATCTGGCCAAAATTAAGCCTGTATCCGCAAGGCGACTTATCCCCGTTTATCCGCGGATAAATAAGCGGGTCGTATTTAAAAAGATACTCCCCTTGAGTCTTTTTCAGGACAGAATCAGCCCATTCCTTTATTCGCCAGAGCTCATTCTTATTCTGCTTCATCAGGTTGGCTTTGATCGATAGAGTCAAACCTGCCTCTGCCAGCCGTATTATATTACCCGCGCATTTCACAAAAGAGCCCCTGGCCGCGCTTATACCTTCATATGTCTTGCTGTCACTTCCGTTCAGGGTGACTTCAATCGCCTGCGGAGGATTCCGGGCAAGGTATTTTATGACCCGCTCAGTGAATAAAGTCGCGTTGGTGAACAATACGACCAGAAAACCCTTTTCCCGGGCGTAAGCATAGATCTCCAGAAAATCATCGCGGATCAGGGGCTCGCCTCCGGTAAAAGTAACCCATAAACATCCCATCCGGGCCAGTTGGTCCAATATATCCTTCCAGACAGAAGCGGTTAATTCTCTGCGTTTATTCCCGGAATCTTTGGCATAGCAGTGGATACATCTCAAATTACAGCGGTAGGTGAGTTCAAGCAGCGCGTCAGGGGTTAAAACACCGGGTTGAGCGTTTATCTTATCATAAAAAAAAAGCGGGCTGCGGTTGAGCATTAAGGTATAGAAATAAGCTGGATTTTCTTAACTGGATACCGCGGTGCTGGTGCTCTTCGAGTTTGAGGTGGATTTTGTAGGGCTCAAAAAGCATGTATTGGATTTCCTGGCCCCGCCGCCCGACATATATCCTCCGCTGAAACAGGCGCAGGACAATACCGCCTGTTCGGGGTTCAGTTTTATGCGCGTGATCACCGGTTTAAACTTCATCTTCTGGGCCATATCTGACTCCTTTCTATATTATCGCTTTTATCTCGCCTAATTCCTTTAGCAGTTTTTCCAACTCCCGGTCAGCCGCGGCCGCTGAAACATCGAATTCCTTCAGGACCCTGCGTTTAAGCGCCGAGACCCGGGTCTTTCCTCCCAGCATTTCCCAAACCCTTGCCGCCGGCTTATTCAGGGTATATATGCAATTTATCTCTTCGGAAGTCCGGTAAACCGGCAGCAATACTGTTTCATTGCCGATAACCCTAAATATAACCTTAGGGTTGCGGGAGATAGTCCTGTCTGCTACCATTTTCTGTCTCCTTTTTTAAATGCCGTTACGTATAAGGACTCATTTAATTATATCATTTTTATCCCGGATACGCATCCCAAAAGACATTTTTTCGCCGCCCTTGCGAAATGCAGTATTGCGGCTGCCGTCCGCCCGAACAAACGCGCCTCAAACGAAGAGATATTAATGATCCGGCGCCCTCGGATAACCGCGACCGCCTTGCCCCAGAGTTCATCCTCAATGACTATATCCGGGCCTTCGTTCCAGGCATCAGCCTGAGCATATAGAATTATTTTTCCATTCTTCTGCTCTTTTTTCAGTAAACGATGGCAAACCCCCGGTCCTTGCCTTGCCGGATAATAAAGTATTATATCCCCGGTTCGCAGGTCTTTCGCGACCGCCCTTCTGGCGAGAAAACCATCGCCCTCCCGAATAAAAGGGAACATACTCGGGCCTTTTACATTAAAGAACAGGAATTCCCTGTCCCCGGAGATCTCTTCTTTTTTTGAGCGATCGTTCACGATCAGACGCCTATTAGCCATTTTATCGTAAACCTTATGCGCTTACCGATTTGCAGGCAAGGTAAAAACGACGAAGTTCTTAAGAACGGGGGTTATAAACAAGCTGCGAGACAGCTTTACCACGACCTGAGTTCCCTGTTTGTATAAGCGCCTTTGGAGAGAGGGTCCAGGACCTGGCTAAGGAAATAATTCACGTCGGAGATGAATTTCCTGGGGATGAAGATTATGTCCTGCGATTGCAGGATAATATTCTTGCTTAGATCGCCTTTAAACACTTTGGAGAGGTTTATTCTCTGCGCGTCAGGCCCTTTAAACCCGCCCCTTATCAAAACGGTGCTTGACGGGACAGCGTCCCGGGTGAAACCGCCTGCCATTCCGACAGCCTCCATGATCGATCTCTTACCGGCGACAGAATAAACTCCGGGGCTGGATACCTGGCCCAATATAACCACTCGGCTGCCGCCGATCGTTTTGATGGATATCGAAACCTCGGGATACTTTATGAATTCCTGCAATCTTTCCGTAACCGCGTTATCTAACTGGGTTATTGTAAGTCCGGTGGCCTGGATATCGCCTATCAGAGGAAATGACACCATCCCGTCAGGGCGGACTATAACATCCTGGGTCAGGTCCGGGTTCTGCCACACGGATATATATAAAATGTCTTCGTCACCGATAAGATACTCTACTGCCCCCCCGGTTTTCGGTTCCGCCGCCGCAACAGCCGGGGCAGACGAAACAGCCGCCACTTTATTCGCAACCGGTTGTTTATCCGAAACAACCACCGCTGCAAGATCATTCGCCTTCATCAAATCCATCGCCTTTTGATACTGCTCTTCGGCCTCCGTATACCTTCCCTGCTGGTAATAGATATTACCCAGCCGGTAATAATCCTTGGCCTGCTCCTGGTCGTCAGCGGCGTTTATAAACGCCGGAACAACCAGGACTATCAACGCCAATAATATTATATTCTTTATTTTTGCATTCATTTTACCGCACCGGGTTCATTATTCTGCGGCTCTAAGATCACCTCGATCTTGCGCCTGAGTTCATCGGCCTTGTCTTTGCCCGCGGAGCCCGCCTCTTTCCTCGGCAAGGCGCCGGTTTTGCCCTCTTGCAACACGGCGTTCAATTTTACCGACTCGATCAGGTCGTCAAGGGTCTTCTTTTGCCGCTCTTTCGCGTCCGCCAGCTCCCTTTCCAGGGCGCTTGAACGCGACTTCAGCTCCGCGATCGCTTCTTTCAAAGATGCGCCTTCTTTTC from the Candidatus Omnitrophota bacterium genome contains:
- a CDS encoding polysaccharide biosynthesis/export family protein; the encoded protein is MNAKIKNIILLALIVLVVPAFINAADDQEQAKDYYRLGNIYYQQGRYTEAEEQYQKAMDLMKANDLAAVVVSDKQPVANKVAAVSSAPAVAAAEPKTGGAVEYLIGDEDILYISVWQNPDLTQDVIVRPDGMVSFPLIGDIQATGLTITQLDNAVTERLQEFIKYPEVSISIKTIGGSRVVILGQVSSPGVYSVAGKRSIMEAVGMAGGFTRDAVPSSTVLIRGGFKGPDAQRINLSKVFKGDLSKNIILQSQDIIFIPRKFISDVNYFLSQVLDPLSKGAYTNRELRSW